The Impatiens glandulifera chromosome 3, dImpGla2.1, whole genome shotgun sequence genome contains a region encoding:
- the LOC124929384 gene encoding SUN domain-containing protein 4-like: MQRSRKALLRRRDLEKTNEKSRLFTVSISLLIVFWGIVFLLNIWISYGDGYYNDESEDYFKTYDNLQEDEAELNKSIPAEIEPEENHSLNVAETNETESTTGELYIMERTSSGSSSSEPDQVSPKDEPTTERLSRSVPPRLDEFKTKAFNSKSILITDQAGTIVHRMEPGGAEYNYASSSKGAKVLSHNKEAKGASNILSRDKDKYLRNPCSADEKFVVIELSEETLVDTIEVANFEHHSSTLKDFELLGSLVYPTDSWAKLGNYIAGNTKHAQRFVLEEPKWVRYLKLNILTHYGSEFYCTLSFLEVYGVDVVEKMLEDLISVQDNVFDDKVEVVANTESEDSRSEVSAISLPDHPIEEVRQHQQHQHQPQQQMGRMPGDTVLKILMQKVRTLDTSFSVLEQYLEELNSRYGEIFTEFDQAMEEKDLDMEKMRGDVKKLLDANKVMSNDMEDLGSWKRLVSIQLESIVRDNADLRVEIEKVRVDEMHMQNKEMVIFLICIVFGGLAILMVIIDSIIRLLLLLLLLCKSSSSSSSSKGSRKFCSLSYSWTFLLLSCAIIAIILSL, translated from the exons ATGCAGAGATCGCGTAAAGCTCTCTTGCGTAGGAGAGATCTGGAGAAGACTAATGAAAAGAGTCGATTGTTTACAGTTTCCATTTCTTTGCTGATTGTTTTTTGGGGAATTGTCTTCTTACTTAACATATGGATCAGTTATGGCGATGGTTATTATAATG ATGAATCTGAAGATTATTTCAAGACCTACGATAATTTGCAAGAAGACGAAGCGGAATTAAACAAAAGCATTCCTGCTGAAATCGAGCCTGAAGAGAATCACAGCTTAAATGTTGCAGAAACTAATGAAACCGAGAGCACCACTGGTGAACTCTATATCATGGAAAGAACTTCAAGTGGTTCCTCATCATCCGAGCCTGATCAGGTTAGTCCAAAGGATGAGCCTACAACCGAAAGGCTTTCGCGATCAGTACCTCCCAGACTCGATGAGTTCAAGACAAAAGCATTTAACTCCAAGAGTATATTGATAACTGATCAGGCTGGAACCATAGTTCACAGAATGGAACCTGGAGGTGCAGAGTACAATTATGCATCATCTTCAAAAGGAGCAAAAGTGTTGTCTCATAATAAAGAAGCCAAAGGTGCATCAAATATATTATCGAGAGACAAAGACAAGTATCTTCGAAATCCTTGTTCAGCCGATGAGAAATTTGTCGTGATCGAGCTCTCCGAAGAAACTTTAGTGGACACGATAGAAGTAGCCAATTTCGAGCACCACTCTTCCACTCTGAAGGACTTCGAGTTGCTTGGAAGTTTAGTTTACCCAACCGATTCCTGGGCAAAACTTGGAAACTATATCGCAGGAAATACTAAGCATGCTCAGAGATTTGTTCTGGAGGAGCCGAAATGGGTGAGATACCTTAAGTTGAATATCTTGACACATTATGGCTCTGAATTCTATTGCACTCTGAGTTTTCTCGAGGTTTATGGTGTGGATGTGGTTGAAAAGATGTTGGAGGATCTGATCTCAGTTCAGGATAATGTATTCGATGATAAAGTGGAAGTTGTTGCTAATACAGAGTCAGAAGATTCGAGAAGTGAAGTCTCGGCGATCAGCTTGCCCGACCATCCAATTGAGGAAGTGCGTCAACATCAACAACACCAACACCAACCTCAACAGCAGATGGGAAGAATGCCTGGGGATACAGTTCTTAAGATACTAATGCAAAAGGTCCGAACTTTAGACACAAGCTTCTCGGTTTTGGAGCAATATCTGGAGGAATTGAACTCGAGATATGGGGAGATTTTCACGGAATTTGACCAAGCTATGGAGGAAAAGGATTTGGATATGGAGAAGATGAGGGGAGATGTAAAGAAGTTGCTTGATGCAAATAAAGTTATG AGCAATGACATGGAGGACCTTGGTTCATGGAAACGGCTGGTCTCCATTCAATTGGAGAGTATTGTAAGGGATAATGCAGATCTCAG aGTGGAGATTGAGAAGGTTCGTGTAGATGAGATGCATATGCAGAATAAGGAAATGGTGATATTCTTGATATGTATAGTATTTGGTGGACTAGCCATTTTGATGGTAATAATTGATAgtataattagattattattattattattattgttatgtaaatcatcatcatcatcatcatcatcaaaggGTTCCAGGAAATTTTGTAGCTTAAGCTATTCCTGGACATTCTTATTGCTGAGTTGTGCTATCATTGCCATTATCCTATCTTTATAA